The following proteins come from a genomic window of Erpetoichthys calabaricus chromosome 18, fErpCal1.3, whole genome shotgun sequence:
- the LOC114668674 gene encoding hyaluronidase-1-like, with protein sequence MRSTLLVATLALVTLAHEHGLPWELPNVPFLMVWNAPTKPCKDIYDVDLDLSFFDIVLNQNQSFMGSNITIFYEGKLGHYPYYTSEFVAVNGGVPQNASLRDHLSNATVDIQRYIPVSNFTGLAVVDWESWRPIWKRNWDTKKMYWEGSCILVRKQHPEWLPAQVEAKAKEEFENASRAFMERTLQLGRTQRPGGWWGFYGFPECYNYQYNNISENYTGACPDAELKLNDQLVWLWNISSALYPHIYLDHKLKGRGACIQKFVHFRILEAERVATQVGSSGMPILPYARIAYTYSLDFLSLKDLIHTIGESAALGSAGVVLWGDAHYAQSKEVCESIKDYVDNILGSYVINVTTAAAICSKALCGGRGRCKRIHSGSSVYLHLHPDRWKILSKQGPQSNQFFVVGQSSKADVVEMEMHFTCQCYQGWHGKHCKKQNQ encoded by the exons ATGCGGAGTACCCTGCTTGTAGCTACGTTAGCTCTGGTCACCCTGGCCCATGAGCATGGACTGCCATGGGAGCTTCCTAACGTGCCGTTCCTGATGGTGTGGAATGCTCCTACAAAGCCTTGTAAAGACATATATGATGTGGACTTGGACCTCAGCTTCTTTGATATTGTGCTCAATCAAAATCAGAGCTTTATGGGTAGCAACATAACCATCTTTTATGAGGGTAAGCTGGGCCATTATCCTTACTACACCTCAGAGTTTGTGGCAGTGAATGGTGGTGTTCCCCAGAATGCTAGCCTGCGGGACCATCTGTCAAATGCCACTGTAGACATACAACGTTACATCCCTGTCTCCAACTTCACTGGATTAGCTGTGGTGGATTGGGAGAGCTGGCGTCCCATTTGGAAGCGTAATTgggatacaaaaaaaatgtactggGAAGGCTCCTGCATACTGGTGAGGAAGCAGCACCCTGAGTGGCTCCCTGCCCAGGTGGAAGCAAAGGCTAAGGAAGAGTTTGAAAATGCTAGCCGAGCCTTCATGGAGAGAACCCTGCAGCTTGGCCGTACCCAAAGGCCTGGGGGATGGTGGGGTTTTTATGGCTTTCCAGAATGCTACAACTACCAGTACAACAATATTTCAGAGAACTATACAGGGGCCTGCCCTGATGCAGAGCTCAAGCTGAATGACCAACTTGTGTGGCTGTGGAACATCAGCTCAGCGCTGTACCCCCACATCTACCTGGACCATAAACTGAAGGGTCGGGGAGCTTGCATTCAAAAGTTTGTTCATTTCCGCATCCTGGAAGCGGAGAGAGTGGCGACACAGGTGGGCTCCAGTGGCATGCCCATCCTCCCCTATGCTCGGATAGCCTACACCTATTCACTGGATTTCCTATCACTG AAGGATTTAATTCACACAATCGGTGAGAGTGCGGCCCTGGGATCAGCAGGAGTTGTCCTCTGGGGAGATGCACACTATGCACAGTCAAAG GAGGTGTGTGAATCTATTAAGGACTACGTGGACAACATCTTGGGTTCTTACGTCATTAACGTGACAACTGCAGCGGCCATATGCAGCAAGGCGCTGTGTGGTGGTCGTGGCCGCTGCAAGAGAATCCACAGTGGCTCTTCAGTCTACCTCCACTTGCATCCTGACCGTTGGAAGATTCTTTCCAAGCAAGGCCCTCAAAGCAACCAATTTTTTGTGGTTGGGCAGTCAAGCAAAGCTGACGTTGTAGAAATGGAGATGCACTTTACTTGTCAGTGCTACCAGGGGTGGCATGGCAAgcactgtaaaaagcaaaatcagTGA